A genomic segment from Streptosporangium roseum DSM 43021 encodes:
- a CDS encoding FAD-dependent oxidoreductase, translating to MSEHALHVVIIGAGLGGASLAHGLKRAGISVAVYEREPARRDGSFGFRVAIGPGGSRALRDVLPPDLYETFVATCAKPPRHLTIYSEGLDELFTTSLPVAGREGADAAVNMKSASLMTLRQLLLTGIEDVVRFGKEFTRYERRPDGRITAFFADGTSAVGDVLVGADGPHSQVRHQYLPQADVRDCGLVAAYGQVDLGEAARLLPWEKMLRGISLVRSRQGLSFIAQPMEFRWDSEGELKSHIGNVDAALIKTWPGMQYDNTRDHLMWGLMSSSRLFRTEPEALCGTRVVDAVADMTRRWDPALHALVNMTDPATVAATRAVVSRPVGRLEATKVTLLGDAGHVRFPDSGAGANATLRAAGLLCRLLTGAVTDQWPIVAAIRDYEAQVRGSGFGAGRSYWKCLNRKIRMNRPVIGPVLAAGTRTRLRVANQVPSLKRRVAGEFSWVQGGSAA from the coding sequence ATGTCCGAACACGCACTTCACGTTGTGATCATCGGGGCCGGTCTGGGCGGTGCGAGCCTGGCGCACGGGCTCAAAAGGGCCGGCATCAGCGTGGCCGTCTATGAGCGGGAACCGGCCCGGCGTGACGGCTCCTTCGGTTTCCGTGTCGCGATCGGGCCGGGCGGCAGCCGCGCGCTGCGCGATGTCCTCCCTCCTGACCTCTACGAGACCTTCGTCGCGACGTGCGCCAAGCCGCCGCGGCACCTGACGATCTACTCGGAAGGGCTTGACGAGCTGTTCACCACCAGCCTGCCGGTGGCAGGACGGGAGGGCGCGGACGCCGCTGTGAACATGAAGTCGGCAAGCCTCATGACGCTGCGGCAACTGCTGCTCACCGGGATCGAGGACGTCGTCCGGTTCGGAAAGGAGTTCACCCGTTACGAGCGGCGGCCGGACGGCCGGATAACCGCGTTCTTCGCGGACGGCACCTCCGCGGTCGGTGACGTGCTGGTCGGCGCCGACGGCCCGCATTCCCAGGTACGGCACCAGTACCTGCCCCAGGCCGACGTCCGGGACTGCGGTCTCGTCGCCGCGTACGGGCAGGTGGACCTTGGCGAGGCGGCCCGGCTGCTGCCCTGGGAGAAGATGCTCCGGGGGATATCGCTGGTGCGCAGCCGCCAGGGGCTGTCCTTCATCGCCCAGCCCATGGAGTTCCGGTGGGACAGCGAGGGCGAGTTGAAAAGCCACATCGGCAACGTCGACGCGGCCCTCATCAAGACCTGGCCCGGCATGCAGTACGACAACACCCGGGATCACCTCATGTGGGGCCTCATGAGCTCATCGCGCCTGTTCCGGACCGAGCCGGAGGCGCTGTGCGGGACCAGGGTGGTCGACGCCGTCGCGGACATGACCAGGCGGTGGGATCCGGCCCTGCACGCGCTGGTCAACATGACGGACCCGGCCACGGTCGCGGCGACCCGGGCCGTCGTGTCACGTCCGGTCGGCCGGCTGGAGGCGACCAAGGTCACCCTGCTCGGCGACGCCGGCCACGTCAGGTTCCCCGACTCGGGGGCGGGGGCGAACGCGACGCTCCGCGCGGCCGGGCTGCTGTGCCGCCTGCTCACCGGGGCCGTGACGGATCAGTGGCCGATCGTCGCGGCCATCCGCGACTACGAGGCGCAGGTGCGCGGATCCGGTTTCGGAGCCGGCCGCTCATACTGGAAGTGCCTGAACCGCAAGATCCGGATGAACAGGCCGGTCATCGGCCCGGTGCTCGCCGCGGGCACCCGCACCCGCCTGCGCGTGGCCAATCAGGTCCCGAGCCTGAAGAGGCGCGTGGCCGGCGAGTTCAGCTGGGTGCAGGGCGGGAGCGCGGCCTGA